A stretch of the Saprospiraceae bacterium genome encodes the following:
- a CDS encoding MBL fold metallo-hydrolase, producing MCFLAFTMPTNNIPFKPVLTEGSIINLYDAFGKDTLLTKDFGFSCITKYQGKTILFDAGSNADIFKRNVTTLGIDLKSIDLVIISHGHFDHLNGLDYLLALNPNVKIYFPYDIFWGAPVPFDATGQEPSVKDSLPKHMQYFDGGSTKFFIKQSGRFWKANIEFVKTSKEILPGLNLIATSSAFMGYFSCYPNKSFVEGQFDHPKDECKQTSLPELSLSMHTPKGDVLIVGCSHTGVENIIAETQKTTKAPTDLVYGGFHLLPFDRKQTTDLVSKIKNELQVKRVAPAHCTGHLAFQLLQKEYASNYLYAGLGEKINF from the coding sequence ATGTGCTTTCTGGCATTTACAATGCCTACAAATAACATTCCCTTTAAACCTGTTTTAACAGAAGGAAGTATCATCAATTTGTACGATGCATTTGGAAAAGACACATTGCTCACAAAAGATTTTGGATTCTCCTGTATTACGAAATATCAAGGCAAAACCATCCTGTTTGATGCGGGTAGCAATGCCGATATTTTTAAACGAAATGTTACAACACTGGGCATCGATTTAAAAAGCATTGACCTGGTAATCATTTCTCACGGACATTTTGATCATCTCAATGGACTGGATTATTTATTGGCACTCAATCCGAATGTAAAGATTTATTTTCCTTACGATATTTTTTGGGGAGCTCCGGTGCCTTTTGATGCAACCGGACAAGAACCAAGCGTTAAGGATTCATTGCCAAAGCACATGCAATATTTTGATGGAGGAAGTACTAAATTCTTCATCAAGCAATCCGGCCGGTTTTGGAAAGCAAACATCGAATTTGTAAAAACATCCAAAGAAATTCTTCCCGGCTTAAATTTAATTGCAACCAGTTCAGCATTTATGGGCTACTTTTCCTGTTACCCCAATAAAAGTTTTGTAGAAGGCCAATTTGATCATCCCAAAGATGAATGCAAACAAACCAGCTTACCCGAATTGTCCCTGAGCATGCACACTCCAAAAGGGGATGTATTGATTGTTGGCTGTTCGCATACCGGCGTTGAAAACATCATAGCTGAGACCCAGAAAACAACCAAAGCACCCACTGATTTAGTATACGGTGGCTTTCACCTATTGCCATTTGACCGCAAACAAACAACAGATCTGGTATCTAAAATCAAAAATGAACTGCAAGTAAAACGCGTCGCACCAGCCCATTGTACCGGCCACCTCGCATTTCAACTCCTTCAAAAGGAATATGCTTCAAACTATTTATATGCCGGCCTGGGTGAGAAAATCAACTTTTAA